The following proteins are co-located in the Rattus norvegicus strain BN/NHsdMcwi chromosome X, GRCr8, whole genome shotgun sequence genome:
- the Prrg1 gene encoding transmembrane gamma-carboxyglutamic acid protein 1 isoform X3 translates to MHVFLTGEKANSVLKRYPRANGLFEEIRQGNIERECREEVCTYEEAREAFENHEKTKEFWSTYTKAQQGETNRGSDWFQFYLTFPLIFGLFIILLVIFLIWRCFLRNKTRRQTVTESHIPFPQHLNIITPPPPPDEVFDSSGLSPGFLEYVVGRSDSVSTRLSNCDPPPTYEEATGQVNLRRSETEPHLDPPPEYEDIVNSSSASAIAMVPVVTTIK, encoded by the exons TTTTCCTCACGGGAGAAAAAGCAAACTCAGTCCTAAAACGCTACCCAAGAGCAAATGGGCTTTTTGAAGAAATAAGACAGGGCAACATCGAGCGTGAGTGCAGAGAAGAAGTCTGCACATATGAAGAAGCCAGAGAGGCTTTTGAAAATCATGAAAAAACC aagGAGTTTTGGAGCACCTACACAAAAGCACAACAAGGAGAAACCAACAGAGGAAGTGACTGGTTTCAATTTTATCTTACTTTTCCACTAATCTTTGGCCTCTTCATTATTCTCCTTGTCATTTTCTTAATCTGGAGATGCTTTCTAAGAAACAAAACTCGGAGACAGACAGTGACTGAAAGCCACATTCCTTTCCCTCAACATCTTAACATCATtactccacctcctccaccagaTGAAGTCTTTGATAGCAGTGGATTGTCTCCAGGGTTTTTGGAATATGTTGTTGGGCGCTCAGATTCAGTTTCCACTCGCCTTTCCAACTGTGATCCCCCACCGACATACGAGGAAGCCACTGGCCAGGTGAATCTGAGAAGGAGTGAAACAGAACCTCATTTAGACCCACCACCAGAATATGAGGATATAGTCAACTCCAGTTCAGCCAGTGCCATCGCTATGGTGCCTGTGGTCACCACCATCAAATGA
- the Prrg1 gene encoding transmembrane gamma-carboxyglutamic acid protein 1 isoform X2 — protein MGRVFLTGEKANSVLKRYPRANGLFEEIRQGNIERECREEVCTYEEAREAFENHEKTKEFWSTYTKAQQGETNRGSDWFQFYLTFPLIFGLFIILLVIFLIWRCFLRNKTRRQTVTESHIPFPQHLNIITPPPPPDEVFDSSGLSPGFLEYVVGRSDSVSTRLSNCDPPPTYEEATGQVNLRRSETEPHLDPPPEYEDIVNSSSASAIAMVPVVTTIK, from the exons TTTTCCTCACGGGAGAAAAAGCAAACTCAGTCCTAAAACGCTACCCAAGAGCAAATGGGCTTTTTGAAGAAATAAGACAGGGCAACATCGAGCGTGAGTGCAGAGAAGAAGTCTGCACATATGAAGAAGCCAGAGAGGCTTTTGAAAATCATGAAAAAACC aagGAGTTTTGGAGCACCTACACAAAAGCACAACAAGGAGAAACCAACAGAGGAAGTGACTGGTTTCAATTTTATCTTACTTTTCCACTAATCTTTGGCCTCTTCATTATTCTCCTTGTCATTTTCTTAATCTGGAGATGCTTTCTAAGAAACAAAACTCGGAGACAGACAGTGACTGAAAGCCACATTCCTTTCCCTCAACATCTTAACATCATtactccacctcctccaccagaTGAAGTCTTTGATAGCAGTGGATTGTCTCCAGGGTTTTTGGAATATGTTGTTGGGCGCTCAGATTCAGTTTCCACTCGCCTTTCCAACTGTGATCCCCCACCGACATACGAGGAAGCCACTGGCCAGGTGAATCTGAGAAGGAGTGAAACAGAACCTCATTTAGACCCACCACCAGAATATGAGGATATAGTCAACTCCAGTTCAGCCAGTGCCATCGCTATGGTGCCTGTGGTCACCACCATCAAATGA
- the Prrg1 gene encoding transmembrane gamma-carboxyglutamic acid protein 1 isoform X4 has product MGRVFLTGEKANSVLKRYPRANGLFEEIRQGNIERECREEVCTYEEAREAFENHEKTFALLPK; this is encoded by the exons TTTTCCTCACGGGAGAAAAAGCAAACTCAGTCCTAAAACGCTACCCAAGAGCAAATGGGCTTTTTGAAGAAATAAGACAGGGCAACATCGAGCGTGAGTGCAGAGAAGAAGTCTGCACATATGAAGAAGCCAGAGAGGCTTTTGAAAATCATGAAAAAACC tttgcacTCCTTCCCAAATAA
- the Prrg1 gene encoding transmembrane gamma-carboxyglutamic acid protein 1 isoform X1, translating to MHLFPIKVFLTGEKANSVLKRYPRANGLFEEIRQGNIERECREEVCTYEEAREAFENHEKTKEFWSTYTKAQQGETNRGSDWFQFYLTFPLIFGLFIILLVIFLIWRCFLRNKTRRQTVTESHIPFPQHLNIITPPPPPDEVFDSSGLSPGFLEYVVGRSDSVSTRLSNCDPPPTYEEATGQVNLRRSETEPHLDPPPEYEDIVNSSSASAIAMVPVVTTIK from the exons atgcatctttTCCCCATAAAAG TTTTCCTCACGGGAGAAAAAGCAAACTCAGTCCTAAAACGCTACCCAAGAGCAAATGGGCTTTTTGAAGAAATAAGACAGGGCAACATCGAGCGTGAGTGCAGAGAAGAAGTCTGCACATATGAAGAAGCCAGAGAGGCTTTTGAAAATCATGAAAAAACC aagGAGTTTTGGAGCACCTACACAAAAGCACAACAAGGAGAAACCAACAGAGGAAGTGACTGGTTTCAATTTTATCTTACTTTTCCACTAATCTTTGGCCTCTTCATTATTCTCCTTGTCATTTTCTTAATCTGGAGATGCTTTCTAAGAAACAAAACTCGGAGACAGACAGTGACTGAAAGCCACATTCCTTTCCCTCAACATCTTAACATCATtactccacctcctccaccagaTGAAGTCTTTGATAGCAGTGGATTGTCTCCAGGGTTTTTGGAATATGTTGTTGGGCGCTCAGATTCAGTTTCCACTCGCCTTTCCAACTGTGATCCCCCACCGACATACGAGGAAGCCACTGGCCAGGTGAATCTGAGAAGGAGTGAAACAGAACCTCATTTAGACCCACCACCAGAATATGAGGATATAGTCAACTCCAGTTCAGCCAGTGCCATCGCTATGGTGCCTGTGGTCACCACCATCAAATGA